The following is a genomic window from Plasmodium yoelii strain 17X genome assembly, chromosome: 12.
ttataatttatataaatatatttctctttGTTTCCATTAGTATAATGAACTAATAGGCATGTCATGGGATCCCGATTATgccaattttttaaataatggcTTTTTGAAAAGTatacaaaacataaataattagtcaaattaacatattattgttactatttattcGATATTTcatgatttattatttccattgCTATATGATACTATTTATTGTTTCCCATATCTTTAAAtccataatattttaatttacataatgtaaaattattattttttttaaagttgTCCGTGTGTACAATCCAAATTTAGTAATGGTACAACAACGTTACAAAGATAATTCTACGGACTGtcagaaatatttttatgcctTAGCTGCAAAATTTGAAGTAAGGAAAACTTTCCTCGTctatttcattataaatCATATTGTTCGTATTATTCACAATAATTtatgcaatatatttttattaattttgtagataTCAAAAGATAAAACTATAATTGTCAAGGCTTCAGCAGATATAAATGATCACGACCCTTCCAATGATAAATATCAAAACGAAATCGTAAAAAGTGCAAATTTATTCAAAACTGATATTGATTCTGAAGATGATATTAGAAATggaaaattagaaaaaacaTTTGTTAACCTAGCTGGATACGTCATTGAAAATACAGGCGATTGTGTTAATATCACCTATGTCGAATCTGTAATcgatatacatattttaacaacataataatttatttcaacatttgttaaaaacatattgttttaaataaatgtagatatttataatatatactatatattgcaaaatatttaaacattttatatattcatccatttattttttttttcttagattaataaatattgtaccatttaacaaaaattCATTATTGGAACAGTTCTAGATTATTTGTCACTtcataaataaacatatatatttttcagcACCGTAATATTAGAAgatttatgttaataaaaagaTTTATTTCCATGCAGAATTTCCTTTTTAAATTACCAtcataaaacatatttttccGTTTTGAAAAagtttatgtatttttttttgtcttttaatattataatgcattaatatgtattaattttttgaatactACAAATAGAACTGTTATAAATTATGAAGatcttttatttatcatattccTTTCATTTAATGCGTATCACTCTTTTTTGTTTACAAACGTAAACATCATCTATAGGCTAAAATTTGGGGGGATATGCCATATATTCAAacgatttattatttatgtatactATTTAAGATGTTAAACTAATAagtttttcaaaattaaatcaaaCGAGACACATAAACCTCGaaaaaatactattattaATGTCATCAATTCTTTCTTCTTTTactcatatataataactcTTTGAAACttttaacataaatatacTATTCATGCCTTCTAAAAAAACAATGTGTTTATggttatttaaatataactCATAAGAATCACATACCATCGctatcttatatatatatttatttaatatattttcaggtaaccaaatattattaaatatgaacaaattaaATCAGCTTGTACCCAGAAATAGAACCATAAACACCTCAACACTGAGAAAATTGtaactaaaaaataaagatattttttgtattttaagctttttattttatattatatatcttGATAAgtgaaaaatatgttttataattCACATCaatttggaaaaaatatgtataaatactACTAGAAATACACAATTTTTATCGCCTTATGAATTATAttagaatatataatatagtaaaattttgattaatatcgataaaaaaataatataaaacggGAGCTACAATaatgcaaattttattaaactaTTTTATCACGAAATgacaaatataattattgtgGCATTGCACTATAAATAACACGCATGCACAATTGTGTTGTAATTTTTGGATTAAGTCAAATCCTTttgatatttaaaaatataaaaaccataattaaattcaaaataaacagcatgcttattttttaatataattattaatttagtATCCTTCCTATCATAGTCGTTCATTTACTAATGTATGCatcaataattatattaaattgatGTTTATCAAATGTTgcattaaaatttataatctatattttaaattattagtTTGTTACTAGGTAAAACAACACAGAAAAGGCTAATATAGGATTTTCGGCATATGTGCAAATATAACCCCACATATCaccacatatatattttagttTTAATTCAAAGaactataaaataaaaaaattgtacaTTAATAATGCAACATTAaagatattatataattaaatctatttatttttatcattataacATTTGATAAACCAAAACCCATAATATTATGCACATTCGTTATTTATGAAAGCTTCGGTTATCCTCTGCTTGCAACCaaactaattaaatataaaatatgttgaatttataaatataataaagttataaaaaactgacatttaaatacatattttttattttttaaataaattttatttttattattttttcgaaTATTTGTTGCTTTgatttcaattttatttacacAACTTTTCGAATTCCtaatttatagtttttaatctaaaaaaaatataataaatttattattattttgtttattaaaaTCGAAAATGAGTAAaggatatattaaaatatttttttctcttttgaTCTCATCCATATATATGAGCAATAAAGCCCTTGCAAGTGAGGGTGATGTAGGTATTGAAGCTATACGAAGATTGATTCGATCATCTAACACGTAAGAACATATGACAGTGTATATATTCGTATCGAATATAATTTTGGATTTATATCTTCCATATATGAGAATATAATCCGTATTTATGGAAATGTATATCTACAtaatattgaataataaaCATATCAGTCTATAAATCCAtttatcttttttctttACAAATTAAAAGCAGGTTTAGTTTCCTCAATgattatttaaaagaaaCAACCGAACAACCCTCCTTCGACGTATGTATGGATCCTAAAGAAACTAAAGAAGCAGAAAATTTTATGAATGAAGCTGAACTCTTATTACAACAGCATGCTGCAAGTACAGATGATTACAAATTGTATCGTAAACACGATGAGGATTCAATTGAATATTCTAAGAAACAAGGAAATACAaccatttataaatttaatcaTAAAGTCAAAAATCCCGATAAGGTATGAATTAACGAAGAAACATTTTTAAGTCATGAAATTAAtttcaaattaaaaaataattctacatatatatatacttttccCCTGTTCATtagtataattatataataagcaTGATATGGAATCCAAATACCAAATATTTTGGTGATAAAATTGTTAAAGGTATTAACCAAATAATCGATCAATTTAATATACGATTCACAATATCCAATATTtcatcttttattattttcaatatcctataatattgttttttatctGTTAGTCGTTAAATTTCGTAATACCCGAATTTAAATatgtgtaaaaatatattttttttttagaaaaagtTGTACGTGCATACTCTCCAAATTTAATGATGATCCAACACCGTTacaaaaatgatgatatatcGTTCCATGGATATTACTATGCTTTAGCTAAAAAAGTTCAAGTAAGGAAACAATTTTTTTCGCACATCCCTCTAAAAATGAACATTTCCACATTATATAGTGCAATTTATACAAATcatatacatttttgattCATTTTTAGGTATCAGACGACACAACTATAATTGTCTATGCATCATCAGATATAAATGACTACAACCTTGGTGatgaaacaaaatataaaaacactATTGTAGAAAGTGCAAACTTATTCAGACCAACAATTAATTCAGAATATGATGTCATAAGTGGAGAATTGACAAAAATGTTTGTTAACTTATCTGGAtttataattcaaaaaaaaagcgATTGCGTTGATATCACCTATCTCAACTCTGTAAGCAatctaaaatttttaataacttaataattttattccacaatttattttgttattttgttatcctattttaacatttatataaatgtaaatatttataatatatgatgTTCACCCACACAAaactataatattttcttttatatattttccattttttttttgttcacaGATGAATATTAATACCGCTATTTTTGAAGATTTATTAATTAGAATAGTTCATTCATCAGAAATACTAAATATTCTGAGATCAACCGTCATAATTTCCAAGAAATAAATGTGCATTCCTCATAATGTTTTTGATCATTTTAATGCTGTAAtacattattaataaaataaatatgcttTCACATATGATttctattttaaattattgcCATAaccacattttttaatacagTTTGATTTCTATATAATTTCTTTACATCGTTTTAATATAAggatgcatatatttattttggtgAACGACATAAATATAACCATTATAATTtgtgaaaaatatttctttattatcccttttcatattaatattgataatccttttatatgtaaaaatagataaattaGTAATTTTCTGGTACTATTCCccttattttcattatcctTATACAACCCccattgttattattaagCTTAAAAATCATTAACTATATCAATCACCATCCTCTAAATAATCtattaatgatttattttgtctttctttttttctattttaaattttatctTTGGAAGTCTTTTCGAAttccaaataatgaatactgatatatttttagaattatAGAAAAGGAAATTATAATTCGAAATCAAATGAATCGACTATAcaacattattttatatagattattaaaatgcatatatttatattataatattacacaagaatgcattttttaattgtctTTATAAACCAAATTACTTATATTAATaagtttatttataatttttcaatatttatatagacTTTTAAATTCAGATCCAAAGAATCTGAACACAAAACAAAAacaattaattaaatttataattctaAAGAATTGTACtttcttttataaacaaaaaaatcaacaaaaaaaataaattaataaatggtaCAGGATCAACTTCCATAACTTTCTATGTATTTAACAATTCCATTTTCTCATAAACTCAATTTACTACTTTACTATCTCTTCAATTTATAACAGTTTTCATGTTTTTTCCTTACTTCTATTCATTCTCCCGCAGTTCCTCATATTTTGCattgtaattatttaaatcggCGTTCTTTTCTAGGGCCAAAACGATTCCAATGTTTGATAAATTTCTACATAAATCacaaattaacaataaaatacaaaaattcaTAGTATAGTTCAACACATTTACCATTTATATTAACACGAAATGCAATTCTTATagtttgtaaaaatatattactttaTTCGTTCATTTTCATAGTAATCTTCATCGTCATTTTTTCTCTTACATATTTAGACTTAATATAAATCTTAAAAACTACAACTTatcatatacatatttttaataacttttttactatatgtatttaaaataattcattaaactaataaataacatcaaattataaaaaattaaattacaatataatacttaaccctACCACGAATATGAATTCCACAAACACAACTCTGACAcacaatataaaaactatataaaatcatgaaaaaattacttatttccaaatagacagcttcttaacatatatcattcattattactattcatGGAATAATCactactcttcgaatcatatattaatgatccaatcttttctttttttttttagctgttttcttaaatattgtttttgatCTAGTTTCcaaaatccaaataacgaatactaatataaaattaaaaaaaaatgtatattttatttatatttacaaaTTCCTCAgttttgaatatattttttaattgaattattattcaccttatatgcaattcctaataaaattaatgctgcaacaaatataagtggaattggaattaatttatttaatagtGATAAGATTGGTGATATTATATCAGAATATGATACTTTAGTTTTAGAACTCGATTCTACCGTTTCACTCGAGAAAACTATTTTTGtttctttataatttgatgCAACAACATTTTCAGCTGTTTTTTCTGTTGATAATGAAGGAAAATTTAATGATGTACCAATGACGTCGCTTTTTTGCAAAACAGAATAATCACTTGATAAtgtagaaaatattttactatatgAACTGTCTTCAGTaccaatattattattgagTTTTTGATGTTCAGCAACAAACTCTTTAGTATATTCGAAATGTGTTTTTCCAACGCCTTGTTTACCAGCGTTATTAAACATATTGcatgattttttaaataaactataaaatttagacatatcACTAATATCAATGTCCAtcaatttttcttttttatttataagatcaatataattttgatacCCCGTAACAccatatatattgtttttatactCCTCGACATTTTGCATATGCTTACTATAAAAATCGTTAAATGTGGTAATTCCgtcttgttttttttgatttaactTATAACTTATCCATGTCATAATGTATGTAACAATATTCATATTTCCATTTGCATTacttgaaaaattattactattcccataaaatttattaaataaccataaacatccagcatgAATCTTATTGATATCACCTTCACAGATTTTTTTAGGGCAGTAGTTATTTAGCGCCTCAACTTTAA
Proteins encoded in this region:
- a CDS encoding fam-a protein; protein product: MNNFYVQIFFFLLSISLYVNNKTLATDPAPGKSTTLESKYNYLTPKEIYEKNEHLLCTDPEETIKADEVMNEALRQLEYHAENVDDYEIYERYGNSAFFLLKKECNSDLDIKKMKYIASKSYEYNELIGMSWDPDYANFLNNGFLKIVRVYNPNLVMVQQRYKDNSTDCQKYFYALAAKFEISKDKTIIVKASADINDHDPSNDKYQNEIVKSANLFKTDIDSEDDIRNGKLEKTFVNLAGYVIENTGDCVNITYVESINKYCTI
- a CDS encoding fam-a protein; its protein translation is MSNKALASEGDVGIEAIRRLIRSSNTRFSFLNDYLKETTEQPSFDVCMDPKETKEAENFMNEAELLLQQHAASTDDYKLYRKHDEDSIEYSKKQGNTTIYKFNHKVKNPDKYNYIISMIWNPNTKYFGDKIVKEKVVRAYSPNLMMIQHRYKNDDISFHGYYYALAKKVQVSDDTTIIVYASSDINDYNLGDETKYKNTIVESANLFRPTINSEYDVISGELTKMFVNLSGFIIQKKSDCVDITYLNSMNINTAIFEDLLIRIVHSSEILNILRSTVIISKK
- a CDS encoding PIR protein, which codes for MLTSKVCKEFDTFWKIFPDDLTKSGEYDFKVEALNNYCPKKICEGDINKIHAGCLWLFNKFYGNSNNFSSNANGNMNIVTYIMTWISYKLNQKKQDGITTFNDFYSKHMQNVEEYKNNIYGVTGYQNYIDLINKKEKLMDIDISDMSKFYSLFKKSCNMFNNAGKQGVGKTHFEYTKEFVAEHQKLNNNIGTEDSSYSKIFSTLSSDYSVLQKSDVIGTSLNFPSLSTEKTAENVVASNYKETKIVFSSETVESSSKTKVSYSDIISPILSLLNKLIPIPLIFVAALILLGIAYKYSLFGFWKLDQKQYLRKQLKKKRKDWIINI